Proteins encoded within one genomic window of Gammaproteobacteria bacterium:
- a CDS encoding sulfurtransferase: MNKLQHPLILDANELEDQLSTAGLIIIDLSKIDNYKQQHIPGAIFLDYGKITRMERPIMGLLPTAESFIQLLSSLGIHRNSHIVACDDEGGGKAARLLWTLDLIGHSNFSLLNGGMHSWINEGHPTTQDIPQVTATHYDAASHYLPSGIADKAYIMEHLNDDDCQILDARSAIEYNGQKAFSQKAGHIPGAIHFEWTEAIDMNNNLRLKETAQIEAALQQHGLVKDKEIIAYCQSHHRSAFSCIVLKSLGYEKVRGYPGSWSDWGNSPETPVEI; this comes from the coding sequence ATGAACAAATTACAACACCCCCTTATCCTTGATGCCAACGAACTGGAAGACCAGCTGTCGACAGCAGGACTGATCATTATTGATCTGAGCAAGATAGACAACTACAAACAACAACATATTCCCGGTGCCATCTTTCTGGACTATGGCAAGATCACACGCATGGAACGCCCGATCATGGGCTTATTACCCACAGCTGAATCATTCATACAATTACTCTCATCGCTGGGTATTCATAGAAATAGCCATATTGTTGCCTGTGATGACGAAGGCGGTGGTAAGGCGGCACGCCTGCTCTGGACGCTGGATCTTATTGGTCACAGCAACTTCTCATTACTGAATGGCGGCATGCATAGCTGGATTAATGAAGGTCATCCCACCACGCAGGATATCCCGCAGGTCACCGCAACCCACTATGATGCAGCCAGTCATTATCTACCATCAGGTATCGCCGACAAGGCATATATTATGGAGCACCTGAATGATGATGACTGCCAGATTCTGGATGCCAGAAGCGCGATAGAGTACAACGGTCAAAAGGCCTTTTCCCAAAAAGCAGGACACATCCCCGGCGCCATTCATTTCGAGTGGACCGAAGCGATTGATATGAATAATAACCTGCGTCTCAAAGAGACCGCTCAAATAGAGGCCGCACTACAGCAGCATGGACTGGTCAAAGATAAGGAGATCATCGCCTACTGCCAAAGCCACCATCGCTCTGCCTTTAGTTGTATCGTATTAAAGTCATTGGGTTACGAGAAGGTACGCGGCTACCCTGGCTCATGGTCCGATTGGGGGAATAGCCCCGAAACTCCGGTGGAGATTTAA
- a CDS encoding DUF1249 domain-containing protein, producing the protein MAIYEDNYIRLTALINNEMPLDTAFMLQVDGLLDIHLRIIERTRFTTVMHLTYLLQEEDVVHVLPDIKLRIYHDARLAEVLSCGRRRGKTPIRYDRTRENYDLKHIWEMNRFLQKWLAYCFRHGYQRVDWCKVP; encoded by the coding sequence ATGGCGATTTATGAGGATAATTATATTCGTTTAACGGCGTTGATTAATAATGAAATGCCGTTAGATACCGCTTTTATGCTGCAGGTTGATGGGTTGCTGGATATACATCTGAGGATTATTGAACGCACCCGCTTTACCACGGTTATGCATCTTACCTATCTCTTACAAGAAGAAGATGTGGTGCATGTCTTACCGGATATTAAGCTAAGAATCTATCATGATGCCCGTTTAGCGGAAGTTTTATCCTGTGGCAGACGTCGTGGCAAGACCCCTATTCGCTATGATCGAACGCGTGAGAATTATGATCTGAAGCATATTTGGGAGATGAATCGTTTTTTGCAGAAATGGTTGGCCTATTGTTTTCGGCATGGTTATCAACGGGTG
- the ppsA gene encoding phosphoenolpyruvate synthase produces MSHNIAHFNSLSMTDIEQVGGKNASLGEMIGELSDLGIEVPDGFATTADAYRDFLQQDNLSERIYHTLQQLDHNDIQSLTEAGRMIRQWVEEAPFPATLEQDIIDAYETLVEKYGKEASYAVRSSATAEDLPDASFAGQQESYLHIQGTQQILGAIKQVYASLFNDRAISYRMHQGFPHEQVALSAGIQLMVRSDLATSGVLFTLDTESGFEGVVFITSSYGLGETIVQGAVDPDEFYVHKPMLKQGKQAIIRRNMGNKAIKMIHAEKGIQTVSVNSEQAHLFSLSDEDVLELARYGVIIEKHYGRPMDIEWAKDGINGRLYIVQARPETVESHHDKLKLQRYRLNEEGTVIVTGRSVGNRIGRGPARVIQDPSQMHTVKKGDVLVTDMTDPDWEPIMKRAAAIVTNRGGRTCHAAIVARELGIPALVGSIDATSKIKDGDEITVSCAQGDSAYVYAGLLDYEIQDIALDKLPDIDIKLMLNVGNPERAFDFQFLPNAGVGLARIEFIINQMIGIHPRAILEHTTLPEALQREITSRSAGYGDPVTFYIVKLAEGIGTLAAAFWPKPVIVRLSDFKSNEYANLVGGHHYEPEEENPMLGFRGASRYLSESFRSCFELECMALKKAREEMGFDNISIMVPFVRTVDEAKQVIQLLHENGLTRGENGLQIFMMCEIPANALLAEDFLQYFDGFSIGSNDLTQLTLGIDRDSSLIATRFDERNDAVKALLSHAIQACIHSNKYVGICGQGPSDHPDFARWLMQQGIESISLNPDTIIETWLYISNENSLK; encoded by the coding sequence ATGAGTCATAACATTGCACACTTTAACTCATTGTCCATGACAGATATCGAACAGGTAGGCGGCAAAAATGCCTCTCTGGGAGAAATGATTGGCGAACTATCCGATCTTGGCATTGAGGTTCCCGATGGTTTTGCAACCACAGCCGATGCCTATCGGGATTTCCTGCAACAGGATAATCTATCTGAACGCATCTATCACACACTGCAACAACTCGATCATAATGACATCCAGTCACTAACCGAGGCGGGACGCATGATCAGACAATGGGTTGAAGAAGCCCCTTTTCCAGCCACACTGGAACAAGACATTATTGATGCCTATGAAACCCTGGTAGAAAAATACGGGAAAGAGGCATCCTATGCCGTGCGCTCATCGGCTACCGCTGAGGATCTACCTGATGCCTCCTTTGCCGGTCAACAGGAAAGCTATTTGCATATCCAAGGCACGCAACAAATTTTGGGTGCTATCAAACAGGTCTATGCCTCATTATTTAATGACCGCGCTATCTCCTATCGGATGCACCAGGGGTTTCCCCATGAACAGGTTGCACTATCCGCTGGTATACAATTAATGGTACGCAGTGACCTCGCCACCAGCGGTGTACTTTTCACCCTGGACACAGAATCCGGATTTGAGGGTGTCGTCTTTATCACATCATCCTATGGCCTGGGTGAAACCATCGTGCAAGGTGCTGTTGATCCCGATGAATTCTATGTCCACAAACCCATGCTAAAACAAGGCAAACAAGCCATTATTCGTCGTAACATGGGTAATAAAGCCATCAAGATGATCCATGCCGAAAAAGGTATCCAAACGGTATCGGTGAATAGTGAACAGGCTCACTTATTCTCCCTGTCGGATGAGGATGTCCTGGAGCTGGCCCGTTACGGGGTCATTATTGAAAAACACTATGGCAGACCAATGGATATCGAGTGGGCCAAAGATGGTATTAACGGACGCTTATACATTGTTCAGGCTCGGCCTGAAACCGTCGAAAGCCACCATGATAAACTCAAACTACAACGTTACCGGTTAAATGAAGAAGGTACAGTAATTGTTACCGGGCGCAGTGTTGGCAACCGAATCGGACGTGGCCCTGCCCGTGTTATCCAGGATCCCTCACAGATGCATACGGTAAAAAAAGGGGATGTTCTGGTTACCGACATGACTGATCCTGATTGGGAACCCATCATGAAACGTGCTGCAGCCATCGTCACTAATCGGGGGGGACGTACCTGCCATGCCGCTATTGTCGCGCGTGAACTAGGCATACCCGCACTTGTTGGCAGCATTGATGCCACCAGCAAAATCAAAGATGGCGATGAGATTACCGTCTCATGTGCGCAGGGTGATTCCGCCTATGTTTATGCAGGATTACTCGATTATGAGATACAGGATATCGCGCTGGATAAGCTACCCGATATTGATATCAAACTGATGCTCAATGTCGGCAATCCGGAGCGTGCCTTTGACTTCCAGTTTTTACCCAATGCCGGTGTTGGCCTCGCACGCATTGAATTTATTATCAATCAAATGATTGGCATCCACCCCCGGGCGATACTGGAACACACAACACTTCCTGAAGCACTACAGCGTGAAATAACAAGCCGCAGCGCAGGCTATGGCGACCCCGTTACCTTTTACATTGTAAAGCTGGCAGAAGGTATCGGCACCCTCGCCGCTGCATTCTGGCCCAAACCCGTCATTGTGCGCTTGTCCGATTTTAAGTCCAATGAATATGCCAATCTTGTTGGTGGCCATCATTACGAGCCCGAAGAAGAAAACCCCATGCTGGGTTTTCGAGGTGCATCGCGTTACCTGTCCGAGTCCTTCCGCTCCTGTTTTGAACTGGAATGTATGGCACTCAAAAAGGCGCGCGAAGAAATGGGCTTTGATAATATCAGTATCATGGTGCCCTTTGTTCGCACCGTTGATGAGGCCAAACAGGTTATTCAACTACTGCATGAAAACGGTCTCACGCGGGGTGAAAATGGTCTACAGATATTTATGATGTGCGAGATCCCTGCCAACGCCCTGCTGGCTGAGGATTTCCTGCAATACTTCGATGGTTTTTCCATCGGTTCCAATGACCTGACCCAACTCACCTTGGGTATTGATCGTGATTCATCACTAATAGCGACACGCTTTGATGAACGCAATGATGCCGTCAAGGCACTGTTATCTCATGCCATACAAGCCTGTATCCATAGTAATAAATATGTTGGGATTTGCGGCCAAGGCCCTTCGGATCACCCCGACTTTGCCCGTTGGCTTATGCAACAGGGTATTGAGAGCATTTCACTAAACCCCGACACGATAATAGAAACCTGGTTGTACATCAGTAACGAAAATTCGTTAAAATAG
- the ppsR gene encoding pyruvate, phosphate dikinase/phosphoenolpyruvate synthase regulator: MQRDVFLLSDHTGITIEAMARSLLSQFDQCAFVYHRIPYLQQASELQTVVTQVNSLIDEGAASPLVFSTISDAGLRQTLSTCKALSIDLFDTFIPGLQAYLDVVAEPAVGQLHAVGKIADYNQRMRALDFALKVDDGESMHCYVDADIILLGVSRSGKTPVSLFMALHSGLQVANYPLVDKDLDRECLVDGLREYKAKILVLMISAERLHEIRAERFPHSRYASLKQCKRELSCLTELCRLEQLPMLDVTHQSVEEISTHILHGFYASL; this comes from the coding sequence ATGCAACGCGACGTTTTTTTACTATCGGATCATACCGGTATTACCATTGAGGCAATGGCACGTAGTCTGTTGTCCCAGTTTGATCAGTGTGCGTTTGTATACCACCGTATCCCTTATCTACAACAGGCATCTGAATTACAGACGGTCGTCACACAGGTGAATAGCTTGATTGATGAGGGTGCGGCATCCCCACTGGTTTTTTCAACAATCAGTGATGCCGGGCTACGTCAAACCTTGTCTACCTGCAAGGCATTATCGATCGATCTATTTGATACCTTTATACCGGGTTTGCAGGCTTATCTTGATGTTGTTGCTGAACCCGCGGTGGGGCAATTACACGCCGTTGGTAAGATTGCTGATTATAATCAACGTATGAGGGCACTTGATTTTGCACTCAAGGTTGATGATGGTGAGTCGATGCACTGCTATGTGGATGCTGATATCATCCTGTTGGGTGTGTCGCGTTCAGGAAAGACCCCGGTCAGTCTTTTTATGGCTTTGCATTCGGGCCTGCAGGTGGCTAACTACCCCTTGGTGGATAAGGATCTGGATAGGGAGTGCCTGGTTGATGGCTTGCGTGAATACAAAGCGAAGATTCTGGTCTTGATGATCTCCGCAGAGCGTTTGCATGAAATCAGGGCAGAACGTTTTCCGCATAGTCGATATGCCTCTCTGAAGCAATGTAAAAGGGAGTTGTCTTGTCTTACTGAACTTTGTCGATTGGAACAGTTGCCGATGCTGGATGTGACACATCAGTCGGTAGAAGAAATATCCACACATATTTTACATGGTTTTTATGCGAGCTTGTGA